Genomic DNA from Halanaerobiales bacterium:
GTAATTAGAAAATATACAAAAATAACAGGTAGAATGAATTTACCACCAAAATGGTCATTAGGTTATCATCAATCACGTTATAGTTATGGCTCAACTGAGGAAGTAAAAGAGCTTGCTAATAAATTTCGTGAAAATGATATTCCCTGTGATGTCATTCATTTAGATATTCACTATATGGATGATTATCGAGTATTTACCTGGGATGAAAATAATTTTCCCAAACCAGAAAAACTTATGAATGATCTTAAAGAAGATGGTTTTAAAGTAGTTAATATTATAGACCCTGGTGTTAAAAAAGATCCAGATTATGAAGTCTATAAAGAGGGAATGAAAAATGATCATTTCTGTTGTTATCTAGATGGTGAATTATTTACAGGTGATGTCTGGCCCGAAGAATCTGTTTTTCCTGACTTTACATCAAAAAAAGTTAGAAAATGGTGGGCTGGCCTCCATAAGGATTTACTAGATTCTGGTGTAAAAGGTATCTGGAATGATATGAATGAACCTGCCGTTTTTAATGATACTTATACAATGGATCTCGAAGTTATGCATGAAAATGATGGTGATCCTTATTTACACAAACGTTTTCATAACCAATATGCTCTCTTAGAAGCAATGGGTACTTATCAGGGAATTAAAAAGTATAAAGAGGAGAGGCCTTTTGTTTTAAGTAGAGCAGGTTTTTCAGGTATTCAAAGATATGCAGCTACCTGGACAGGTGATAATAGAAGTATCTGGGATCATCTTAAACTGGCAGTCCCTATGTTAATGAATATGGGTATTTCAGGATTGAGTTTTTCCGGTACTGATATAGGAGGATTTACTGGAGATAGTAATGGGGAATTGCTGACAAGATGGACTCAATTAGGAACTTTTATGCCATTTTTTAGAAATCACTCTTCTCTTTACACTAAAAGTCAGGAACCATGGGCTTTTGCTGAAAAATATGAAAAAATAATAAAGAAATTTATTGAATTGCGTTATAAATTTATGCCTCATATTTATAATTTGTTTTATAAAACTTCACAAAAAGGAATACCAGTAATGAGACCACTTTTTATGGAATTTCCTGATGAGCAAAAGGCTTATGAAATATCCTATCAATTTATGGTTGGAGATAGTATTTTAGCTGCTCCAGTTTACGAACCCAAAAAGGATAAGAAGTTAATTTATCTTCCAGAAGGTAACTGGGTTAATTATTTTAGTGATAAAAATTATGAAGGAAAACAATATATTGTCGAAGATACTCCCCTTGCTACTATGCCTTTATATATTAAAAATGGATCTATTTTAGTTATGGGCGAAAAAATAAATTATATTGGGGAAAAAGAAAGAAATTATTTGGAAATTGTAAACTATTTAGATGAAAATATTCCCAAAAATAGCTATACTTTATATGAAGATGATGGAATAAGTTATAATTATCAAGAAGGTAAATATAATTTGAAAAAATTCAGTTATAAGAAATCAAAGGAAAAAATAGAGTTTGATATAAATTATAAAGAAAATAACTATAAAACAGATTATAATAAATATTTAATCAGATTAAAAAATATTAATTTTAAACCTGATAAAATTACCTTTAAAGGTAATAAAGTTAAAGATTGGGAATATAAATTAAAAGAGAATGAATTAACTCTAAAAATTAAAGCAGAAGAAGGAAATATTGTCATTATGTAAATATTTTTAATTTTTTTTAGTGGAGAAGGAGGAATTTATGTTTTGA
This window encodes:
- a CDS encoding glycoside hydrolase family 31 protein — its product is SEIMDSGLYNEEKRYFSTGKLVDYKRNENNLILEYSRTKIALEFIKKGIVRVLKEKDEKLDFSSTYAVLDGNLDYNHYQILDKKEKLIVRTENLDIKISKDSFSLAFYEKNGDLIHKDANEAIKWNKDEVWAKKITNDKENFYGLGEKTGFLNKKGKKYTMWNTDVFEAHIESTDPLYISIPFYLATDRDKSYGIYFDNSYKSFFEFKVNENGEYSFGAQGGKLDYYFIKGTKVKDVIRKYTKITGRMNLPPKWSLGYHQSRYSYGSTEEVKELANKFRENDIPCDVIHLDIHYMDDYRVFTWDENNFPKPEKLMNDLKEDGFKVVNIIDPGVKKDPDYEVYKEGMKNDHFCCYLDGELFTGDVWPEESVFPDFTSKKVRKWWAGLHKDLLDSGVKGIWNDMNEPAVFNDTYTMDLEVMHENDGDPYLHKRFHNQYALLEAMGTYQGIKKYKEERPFVLSRAGFSGIQRYAATWTGDNRSIWDHLKLAVPMLMNMGISGLSFSGTDIGGFTGDSNGELLTRWTQLGTFMPFFRNHSSLYTKSQEPWAFAEKYEKIIKKFIELRYKFMPHIYNLFYKTSQKGIPVMRPLFMEFPDEQKAYEISYQFMVGDSILAAPVYEPKKDKKLIYLPEGNWVNYFSDKNYEGKQYIVEDTPLATMPLYIKNGSILVMGEKINYIGEKERNYLEIVNYLDENIPKNSYTLYEDDGISYNYQEGKYNLKKFSYKKSKEKIEFDINYKENNYKTDYNKYLIRLKNINFKPDKITFKGNKVKDWEYKLKENELTLKIKAEEGNIVIM